A stretch of the Staphylococcus sp. NRL 16/872 genome encodes the following:
- a CDS encoding heme A synthase, translating to MFNKRNLKWLSVLATIIMAFVQLGGALVTKTGSEDGCGASWPLCHGALLPQNLPIATIIELSHRAVSGISLIIVLWLAITAWKRIGYIKEVKPLAVISVAFLLVQALIGAAAVIWQQNSYVLALHFGISLISFSSVFVLMLIIFEVDKKYEADELFIKKPLRTLTWIMTVIVYLTIYTGALVRHAKASLAYGAWPLPFNDIIPHTEQDWVQFAHRGMAFITFFWIMITFIHAVKNYSENRTIRYGYTAAFILIIIQVITGALSVITHVNLIIALIHALCITILFGLIAYFILLMLRSIRSDRRIK from the coding sequence TTGTTTAATAAACGAAACCTTAAATGGTTATCAGTATTAGCAACAATTATTATGGCTTTTGTTCAACTTGGTGGGGCATTGGTAACTAAGACAGGCTCTGAAGATGGTTGTGGAGCTTCGTGGCCACTATGTCATGGTGCATTATTACCTCAGAACTTGCCAATCGCTACTATTATAGAATTAAGCCATCGTGCTGTATCTGGCATATCATTAATTATAGTTCTATGGCTTGCCATTACGGCTTGGAAAAGAATCGGGTATATCAAAGAAGTTAAGCCATTGGCAGTTATAAGTGTCGCTTTCTTATTAGTACAAGCTTTAATTGGCGCAGCGGCAGTAATCTGGCAACAAAACTCTTATGTTTTAGCGCTTCATTTCGGCATCTCACTCATAAGTTTCTCTTCTGTATTCGTTTTAATGCTTATTATTTTTGAAGTAGATAAAAAATATGAAGCTGATGAGCTATTCATCAAAAAGCCATTAAGAACACTTACATGGATAATGACAGTAATAGTTTACTTAACTATTTATACAGGAGCATTGGTTAGACATGCAAAAGCAAGTTTAGCATATGGTGCATGGCCATTACCTTTTAATGACATTATTCCACATACAGAACAAGACTGGGTACAATTTGCTCATCGTGGTATGGCATTTATCACGTTTTTCTGGATTATGATTACTTTTATTCATGCAGTAAAAAATTATTCAGAGAATCGTACGATTAGATATGGCTATACAGCTGCATTTATTTTAATCATTATCCAAGTTATAACTGGTGCGCTTTCAGTTATAACGCATGTTAATCTAATTATCGCGTTAATCCATGCATTATGTATTACTATTTTATTTGGTTTAATCGCATATTTTATTTTACTTATGCTACGTTCAATTAGAAGTGACCGTAGAATTAAGTAA
- the cyoE gene encoding heme o synthase — translation MSKEQTLSQHSDRVSFKELQQIIKMGLVQGNLIPAFAGAWLAVVMTNHSFLSSIPQILLMLIGSTLIMGGACALNNYYDQDIDSIMPSKQNRPTVNDRISDKHLLLLSFGMMLIGEACLFLLNVPSGVLGLIGIVGYVSYYSIWSKRHTTWNTVVGSFPGAVPPLIGWVAIDGHVSLAAFALFLVIFCWQPIHFYALAIKRSDEYSLANIPMLPSVKGFKRTRVSMFIWLVLLLPLPFLLSSLGTTFVVLATLLNLGWIYVGLTTFKKNTDQTKWATKMFIYSLNYLVVFFVLVVVVSLIKMI, via the coding sequence ATGAGTAAAGAACAAACTTTATCACAACACTCGGACCGTGTGAGTTTTAAAGAATTACAGCAGATTATTAAAATGGGTTTAGTTCAAGGTAATTTAATTCCCGCATTTGCTGGTGCTTGGTTGGCGGTTGTGATGACAAATCATTCCTTCCTATCGTCAATACCTCAAATTCTCTTAATGTTGATTGGTTCAACATTAATTATGGGCGGCGCTTGTGCATTGAATAATTACTATGATCAAGATATTGATAGTATTATGCCAAGTAAGCAAAATAGACCGACAGTAAATGATAGAATTTCAGATAAACACTTATTATTATTAAGTTTCGGTATGATGTTAATAGGTGAGGCTTGCTTATTCTTGTTAAATGTACCATCAGGTGTATTAGGCCTTATCGGCATTGTAGGTTATGTGTCTTATTATTCTATATGGTCTAAGAGACATACAACTTGGAATACAGTAGTCGGAAGTTTTCCTGGAGCAGTACCTCCATTAATTGGATGGGTTGCTATTGATGGACATGTTAGTTTAGCCGCTTTTGCACTATTTTTAGTTATTTTTTGTTGGCAACCAATTCATTTCTACGCCTTAGCAATTAAACGTAGTGATGAATATTCATTAGCTAACATTCCAATGTTACCATCAGTGAAAGGTTTTAAACGTACGAGAGTAAGCATGTTTATTTGGCTAGTTTTATTACTTCCATTACCATTTTTATTATCAAGTTTAGGCACTACTTTTGTAGTATTAGCAACATTATTAAATCTAGGTTGGATTTACGTTGGCCTAACAACATTTAAGAAAAATACTGATCAAACTAAATGGGCAACAAAAATGTTTATATATTCACTAAATTATTTAGTAGTCTTTTTTGTTTTAGTTGTGGTCGTTTCGTTAATTAAAATGATTTAA
- a CDS encoding CAP domain-containing protein, giving the protein MAKLIIKVLGVIFLVVFLIYLFYSPRLKFDVLENPNKSTTTNRTEKTPHSQTETENPAPKEGAGTWIGQDISYLTNKFGQANRIYPFKGDYSNYIFKRDQQYYIVSTKHNKIKSVYATGQKAKIDPLKINESASHIFENTSINPDPSFKVKDKEYNFELSDEDIKTQALIKYGKIYAQIYVDQQTNRIMGIRYLDKESLAFLKPYQLASEEDSSDTSDDSGELNDKNVDKLPHEQNPNQLMTLYEITNEMRKLKGIKPLAINSDIAHIAAMNLYEATSKEDVEFTEDALKSQLENENIDFKSTSQNVGYDFDDVPTLIHSWMNSDMHRSRILNTKYDEMGGEVMKNYYSLIFVEK; this is encoded by the coding sequence ATGGCAAAGTTAATTATTAAAGTTTTAGGCGTTATATTTTTAGTTGTTTTCCTAATATATTTATTTTACTCACCGAGATTAAAATTCGATGTATTAGAAAATCCAAATAAATCTACAACAACGAATCGTACGGAAAAGACGCCTCATTCACAAACGGAAACTGAAAATCCAGCACCTAAAGAAGGAGCAGGAACATGGATTGGCCAAGATATTAGTTATCTTACAAATAAGTTTGGACAAGCCAATCGTATTTATCCTTTTAAAGGGGATTATTCGAACTATATATTTAAAAGAGACCAACAATATTACATAGTCTCTACAAAACACAATAAAATTAAATCAGTTTATGCTACTGGCCAAAAGGCTAAAATTGACCCTTTAAAAATCAATGAAAGTGCCTCTCACATTTTTGAAAATACAAGTATAAATCCCGACCCTTCATTCAAAGTTAAGGACAAGGAATATAACTTCGAATTATCAGATGAAGATATCAAAACACAAGCATTAATTAAATATGGTAAGATTTATGCACAAATTTATGTTGATCAACAAACAAATCGTATTATGGGGATTCGTTATTTGGATAAAGAATCATTAGCTTTCTTAAAGCCTTATCAATTAGCAAGTGAAGAAGATAGTTCTGACACAAGTGATGATAGTGGAGAGTTGAATGATAAGAACGTAGATAAGTTACCGCATGAACAAAATCCTAATCAACTGATGACGTTATATGAAATTACAAATGAAATGCGTAAACTAAAAGGAATTAAACCGTTAGCAATTAATTCAGATATTGCGCACATTGCTGCTATGAATTTATATGAGGCGACAAGCAAAGAGGATGTCGAATTCACTGAAGATGCGCTGAAAAGTCAACTCGAAAATGAGAATATTGATTTTAAATCGACAAGCCAAAATGTAGGTTATGATTTCGATGATGTTCCTACGCTTATTCATAGTTGGATGAATTCAGATATGCATCGTTCAAGGATATTGAATACGAAGTATGACGAAATGGGTGGAGAAGTAATGAAGAATTATTATTCGCTTATCTTTGTTGAAAAGTAA
- a CDS encoding DUF420 domain-containing protein — MNLPILPTISTSCIVISAILVAIGWWQIWHRHIDKHKKTMLWAAGFALTFFIIYASRTIFIGNTDFGGPDSVRTYYKIFLIFHINLATIGGVLGLIQIITAFKDKFNWHRKAGPVASVIWFFTAITGVVVYLLLYVFYPGGETTSLIKATLGL; from the coding sequence ATGAATTTACCTATTCTACCAACGATTAGTACAAGTTGTATTGTTATAAGTGCTATTCTAGTGGCAATCGGCTGGTGGCAAATCTGGCATCGCCACATTGATAAGCATAAAAAAACAATGTTATGGGCAGCAGGCTTTGCATTAACGTTCTTTATTATTTACGCATCACGAACAATATTTATAGGTAATACTGATTTCGGTGGACCTGATTCTGTAAGAACGTATTATAAAATTTTCTTAATATTCCACATTAACCTTGCTACAATTGGTGGGGTATTAGGATTAATTCAAATTATTACTGCATTTAAGGATAAATTTAATTGGCATAGAAAAGCTGGACCTGTTGCATCAGTGATTTGGTTCTTTACTGCCATTACTGGTGTGGTCGTGTACTTACTACTTTATGTCTTTTATCCTGGTGGGGAAACAACTTCATTAATTAAAGCAACCCTTGGATTGTAA
- a CDS encoding YlbF family regulator, protein MYTEETMSILDDIDELSDMIVQSQLYYEYKEAHENLNRNDEAHLMYQAFLKSKMKYDEVMRFGKYHPDYQNVMMDTRRRKRAYEMLPVVMEYKSKEVALQNLIDEVVSKIAFSVSENVKIEAGNPFFKTDHSGCATGGSCNCSL, encoded by the coding sequence ATGTACACTGAAGAAACAATGTCTATTTTAGATGATATTGATGAATTATCTGACATGATTGTACAATCTCAACTTTATTATGAGTATAAAGAGGCACATGAAAATTTAAACCGTAATGATGAAGCTCATCTAATGTATCAAGCTTTCTTAAAATCTAAGATGAAATACGATGAAGTAATGCGCTTCGGAAAATATCATCCAGATTATCAAAATGTGATGATGGACACGCGCCGTCGTAAACGTGCTTATGAAATGTTACCTGTTGTAATGGAATATAAATCTAAAGAAGTGGCATTGCAAAATTTAATTGATGAAGTAGTAAGTAAGATTGCTTTTTCTGTTTCTGAGAATGTTAAGATTGAAGCTGGAAATCCTTTCTTTAAAACAGATCATAGTGGATGTGCCACAGGGGGTTCATGCAATTGTAGCTTGTAA